In the Bacillus amyloliquefaciens DSM 7 = ATCC 23350 genome, CCGAGTTTTTTCATTTTGGTTTGTAAATACTGCTTGTTGTGCTCACTCGCTTCCATTTGAAGCGGCACCCGATCTGAAATGCTTAGTCCGTACCCTTCAAGGCCGGCGATTTTCCGGGGGTTATTGGTTAAAAGTTTCATATGCTGAACCCCTAAATCGCGGAGAATCTGGGCGCCGATGCCATAGTTGCGCAAGTCAGGCAGAAAGCCGAGCGCTTCGTTCGCTTCAACCGTGTCGTACCCTTGTTCCTGCAATCGATACGCTTTCAGCTTATTGATGAGACCGATTCCTCTGCCTTCCTGACGCAAATACAATAGAACGCCGCGGCCTTCTTCGGCAATTTGCGCAAGCGCGGCATGAAGCTGAGGCCCGCAATCACAGCGGTGGGATGCAAACACATCGCCGGTCAGGCATTCTGAGTGCACTCTGACAAGAACGGGTCCGCTGTTAAACGGGACATCGCCCATGACAAAGGCGAGATGTTCTTTTCCGTCCACCTCGTTTGTATATCCGTAAACCCGGAACGTGCCGAAGTCAGTCGGCAGCGTAATGTCAACTTCTCTGTTCACAAGTGTTGTAATGTTGTAGCGGTATTCTATTAAGTCTTTTATCGTAATCATTTTCAGCTGGTGGCGTTTGGCGATCTCGGCTAACTCTGGCACTCTGGCCATTGTGCCGTCTTCATTCATAATTTCACAAATGACGCCCGCTCCTTGAGAACCGCATGCTTTTGCAAGGTCAACGGCTGCTTCCGTGTGGCCCGCCCGCTTCAGGACGCCTCCTTTTTTTGCGATTAAGGGAAAAATATGACCCGGACGCTGAAAATCGTCAGGCACAGATTCTTCGTCCAAAAGCGCCTGAATCGTAAAGGAACGTTCCTGAGCGCTGATTCCCGTTTTTGTCAGCTTGTGGTC is a window encoding:
- a CDS encoding bifunctional 3,4-dihydroxy-2-butanone-4-phosphate synthase/GTP cyclohydrolase II, producing the protein MFHPIEEALEALKKGEVIIVVDDEDRENEGDFVALAEHATPEVVNFMATHGRGLICTPLSEDIAGRLDLHPMVDHNTDSHETAFTVSIDHKLTKTGISAQERSFTIQALLDEESVPDDFQRPGHIFPLIAKKGGVLKRAGHTEAAVDLAKACGSQGAGVICEIMNEDGTMARVPELAEIAKRHQLKMITIKDLIEYRYNITTLVNREVDITLPTDFGTFRVYGYTNEVDGKEHLAFVMGDVPFNSGPVLVRVHSECLTGDVFASHRCDCGPQLHAALAQIAEEGRGVLLYLRQEGRGIGLINKLKAYRLQEQGYDTVEANEALGFLPDLRNYGIGAQILRDLGVQHMKLLTNNPRKIAGLEGYGLSISDRVPLQMEASEHNKQYLQTKMKKLGHLLHF